Genomic DNA from Catellatospora sp. TT07R-123:
GCTGGACCGGCGTGGATACCGAACCGCTGTTCGAAGCGGAGATCGCGTTCTTCTCGGCGCAGGTCAAGCCGCTGTAAGCGGCCCGTTGCCTGATTGACGGCTCAGGAAGGTAGGCTCGCCCGCTATGACGAGCAACACACTCGCCCCCCACCTGCCCGACCGCGCCCGCGTGGTGGTCGTCGGCGGCGGGGTCATCGGCACCTCGGTCGCGTACCACCTGGCGCACATGGGCTGCAAGGACGTCGTGCTGCTCGAACGCGACCGGCTGACCTCCGGCACCACCTGGCACGCGGCCGGGCTCATGGTCACCTTCGGCTCGCTGTCGGAGACCTCGACCGAGATGCGCAAATACACCCGCGACCTGTACAGCCGGCTGGAGGCCGAGACCGGCCTGGCCACCGGGCTCAAGCAGGTCGGCTTCGTGCAGGTCGCCACCGACCGCGACCGGCTGGAGGAGTACCGGCGCGTGTCGGCGTTCAACCGGCACTGCGGCGTGAACGTGCAGGAGATCTCGCCCGGCGAGGTCAAGGGCCTGTTCCCGCTCGCGAACACCGACGACGTGCTCGCCGGGTTCTACGTGGCCGAGGACGGCCGGGCCAACCCCGTCGACGTCACGATGTCACTGGCCAAGGGCGCGCGGCTCCAGGGCGTACGGATCATCGAGGGCGTGGCCGTCACCGGCGTGCTCAAGCGCGGCAGCACCGTCACCGGCGTACGCACCGCGTACGGCGACATCGAGGCCGACGTCGTGGTCAACTGCGCCGGCATGTGGGCCCGCCAGCTCGGCGAGCAGGCCGGGGTCAGCATCCCGCTCCAGGCCGCCGAGCACTACTACCTGATCACCGAGCCCATCGAGGGCATGCACGGCGACCTGCCGGTGCTGGAGGACCCGTCGTCGTACGGCTACTTCCGCGAGGAGGGCGCCGGGCTCATGATCGGCCTGTTCGAGACGCTGTGCGCGCCCTGGAAGGTCGACGGCATCCCGGACACGTTCTCCTTCGGCGAGCTGCCCCCGGACTGGGACCGGATGGCGCCCTACCTGGAGAAGGCGATGGCCCGCATCCCGATCTCGGCCGAGGTCGGCGTGCGCAAGTTCTTCTGCGGACCGGAGAGCTTCACCCCCGACCTGGCCCCGGTCTTCGGCGAGGCACCCGAGCTGAAGAACTACTTCGTCGCGGCCGGGCTCAACTCGATCGGCATCCTCACCGGCGGCGGCATCGGCCGGGCCCTGGCGCACTGGATCCTCGACGGCTCCCCCGACATCGACGTCACCGGCATGAACATCGACCGGCTGCACCGGTACCAGAGCAACCCCGAATACCGGGCCGTGCGCACCGTCGAGTCGCTGGGCCTGGTCTACGAGCCGCACTACCCCGGCCGGGCCATGCACACCGCGCGCGGGGCGAAGCTGTCCCCCATCCACGAGCGCCTGGCCGCGCAGCGCGCCTACTTCAAGGACGTCAGCGGCTGGGAGAGCCCCGACTGGTACGCCTCGGAGGGCGCCGAGCCGAAGGTGGAGCAGCTGTCCTGGGGCCGGCAGAACTGGTTCGAGAACTGGGCGCAGGAGCACCGGGCCGCCCGTGAGGGCGTCATCCTCATGGACATGTCGTTCATGGCGAAGTTCCTGGTGCAGGGACGCGACGCCGCCGCGGCGCTCGATCGGCTGTCGGGCAACCGGGTCGCCGGGGAGACCGGGCAGATCACGTACACCCAGTGGTTGAACAAGCACGGCCTGCTGGAGGCCGACCTGACCGTGACCAGGCTCGACGACGAGAAGTTCTGGGTGGTCGCCTCCGACACCGCGCACCGGCACGTCGAGACGCGGATGCGACGGCACTTCGAAGCGACCGGGGCGCACGCGTTCGCGACCGACGTCACCGGGGCGTACGCCCAGATCAACATCCAGGGGCCCCGCTCGCGCGAGCTGCTCGCCGCCGTGACCACGACGGACATGGGCAACGAGGCCTTCCCGTTCCGGCACGCGCGCGAGATCGACCTCGGGTTCGCCCGCGCCCTGTGCATCCGCATCACCTACCTGGGCGAGCTCGGCTACGAGCTCTACATCCCCGCCGAGCAGGCCGTGTACGTGTACGACCGGCTGGTCGCCGCCGGTGCGCCGCTCGGACTGCGCCACGCCGGGCTCAAGGCGCTGTCCAGCCTGCGGATGGAGAAGGGGTACCGCGACTACGGGCACGACATCGACAACACCGACTCGGTGCTGGAGGCGGGACTCGGGTTCGCGGTCGCGCCGGACAAGCCGGGCGGGTTCATCGGGCGCGAGGCGGTGCTGGCGAAGAAGGCCTCGGGGCCGCTGACCCGGCGGCTGCTGCAGATCCTGGTCACCGACCCGGAGCCGCTGATGTACCACGCCGAGGTGGTGCGGCGCGACGGCGTGGAGGTCGGCTACATCCGGGCCGCGTCGTACGGGCACACGCTCGGCGGGGCGGTCGGGCTGGCGATGATCGAGGCCGGGCAGCCGCTGGACCAGGCGTGGATCGACTCGGGCAGGTGGACGGTGGAGATCGCCGACCGCCAGTGGCCCGCGACAGCCAGCCTGCGACCCCTGTACGACCCGAAGAACGACCGCATCAAGCAGTAGCCCTTGACCGGCCGGCGGCCCCGCCCGGGCCGTCACCGTCCCGCCCTTTCATAGACGTTGGCCTATCACATCGACTTCGATCTTGTTCCAGTCGACGTGATAGGCCAACGTCTATTCAAAACGGGGTGGGGGCGGGGCGCGCTCGGCGGCGCGGGGCGTCCCGGCGGCGCGGGGCGGGGTGGTTAGAAGTTGGCGGTGTACAGGAGGCGGTTCGGGGAGCCGCTGCCCGGGGAGCCGACCACGCCCGTGGTCGCGTTGGCGATCAGCGCCGCCTGGACCTGCGCGGGTGTCGCCGTCGGGTTGTTCTGCAGGTACAGCGCCGCCGCCCCCGTGACGTGCGGGGTGGCCATGGACGTGCCGCTGATGGTGTTGGTCGCGGTGTCGCTGCCCAGCCACGACGACGTGATGTCCACCCCGGGGGCGAAGATGTCGACGCAGGTGCCCCGGTTGGCCCAGCTCGGCTTGGCGTCGTTGCTCTGCGTCGCCGACACCGTGATCGCCTCGGGCACCCGGGCGGGCGAGTAGTTGCACGCGTTGGCCGCGAAGATGCCCAGGATGCCGTTGCCCGCCGCGATGGCGTAGGTGACCCCGTCGGCGATCGACGCCTTGACCGCGTTGTCCAGCACCGTGTCGGCGCTGCCGCCGAGGCTCATGTTCGCGACGGCGGGCTCGCCCGGGTCGTGGTCGGCGGTGACCCAGTCGATGCCCGCGACGACCTGCTCGGTGGTGCCGCTGCCCTCGGCGTCGAGCACCCGTACGCCGACCAGGGTCACGCCCTTGGCCACGCCGTACGTGGCGCCGCCGACGGTGCCCGCGACGTGGGTGCCGTGCCCGTTGGCGTCGTCGGCGCTGCCGCCGTCGATGGCGTCGAAGCCGGAGACGGCACGCCCGCCGAACTCGCTGTGCGAGAACCGGATGCCCGTGTCGATGATGTAGGCACGCACCGACGAGGCGGTGTTGCCGTACGTGTACGAGTTGCTCAGCGGCAGGCTGTGCTGGTCGATGCGGTCGATGCCCCAGGTGGCGGGCGACTGCGTGGCGGCGATCCGGTGGATCAGGTTCGCCTGGACGTACGCCACGCTCGGGTCGGCGGCGATGCGCCGGGCGGCCCGCTCGCTGCCGTTGAACGAGAAGCCCTTGAGCCCGGCGGCGAAGCTGCGGCGCACCGTGGCGCCGTGGCGGCCGGCCACCGCGGCCGCGTCGGCCTTGCTGCCGTCCTTGAAGACGACGAGGTAGCTGCCGGGCACGGCCTCGCCCCCGACCGCGAGCAGCGGCGCCTCGGGCGGTGCGGCGGCGGCCGCGGCGGGCACGGCCGTGACGCCGGCGACGGCGAGCGCGGCGGCCAGCACGAGCATCCTGGTACGACTCATCGGTTCCTCCCCTGCCGGACCGGCCGACCGGGCGGCTGCTGGCCGCTGGGCCGACCGGCTGCTGATATGAGGAGGAACGTATACAACGATCGTAAATATAAAAAGACTTCAGTTTTTCGATTGCCGCGGTTCACCCGAAAGACTGAGCCGCCGCCCCACCTCAACCCACAGTGAAGCCGCAAACAGCCCTTGACCTGCGACGACGCGCCGACCGCCGACGTCGATCTCCATCACGGAGATCAGCGTCGGCGGTCATTCAGTGCACTCCGGAGCTACTTTTTGGCCGGAGACAGCGATCACCAGCCCGGCGGCCGGGTCAGACCGCGGTCTGCTGGGCGGCCGACTGGCCGGCGGGTTCGGAGCGGATCTCGTGGCCGACGCTGGTCAGGCAGCGGCCGCTCTTGAGGTCCCACTTCCAGCCGTGCAGCTGGCAGGTCAACTGGTTGCCCTCGACGATGCCGAAGCGGGTCAGGTCGGCCTTGAGGTGCGGGCAGCGGCGCTGGAAGGACCAGTCGCCGACGGTGATGTCCTCGGCGTCGGGCCGCTGCGACTCGTACCAGCCCTCGGCGTACTGGAGGCGCTCCTCGGACAGGCACTTGAAGAACGCGTACACGAACTCGTTGTACTGCCCGATGCGCGCGGCGGAGAACCGGCAGGACAGGAACAGCGAGTTGACCCAGTCGCCCTCGTCGATGTGCAGCAGGTGCTCGACCAGCCGCCGCTCGGTCCGGAACCGGTAGCGGACCTTCTCCGGCGCCCCTTCGACCAGCTCCGGCCGCCGGACCACCTTGTTCGGGAAGTCGATCATGATGGACTCGAGCACCTCGGGCACGTCCTGGCCCTCGACCGGCGCGGTCAGGTCGAAGCGGACCGGGCCGCCCACGCCCTGCGCGAGCCGCACCGACTCCTCCAACAGCGGCTCGATCCGGGCCCGCATGCCCGCCAGCACGTCGATCTCGGGGTGCGACCAGGACGCCTTCTCGTGCTCGATCACCACACGCTGCCGCTCCCGGTACGCCTTGAGGTGCTCCTCCTTGGCCGCGAAGAACTCGGCCAGGTCCGGCACCGGGTGGGCGGTCTCGCAGCCCGCGACGGTGATCTCGGAGACCGAGCCGGGCAGCAGCACCACGCCGTTGGTCCCGCCGACCTTGGCGTACTCGGCGACGAAGTCCCACTGGTCGGGG
This window encodes:
- a CDS encoding S8 family peptidase gives rise to the protein MSRTRMLVLAAALAVAGVTAVPAAAAAAPPEAPLLAVGGEAVPGSYLVVFKDGSKADAAAVAGRHGATVRRSFAAGLKGFSFNGSERAARRIAADPSVAYVQANLIHRIAATQSPATWGIDRIDQHSLPLSNSYTYGNTASSVRAYIIDTGIRFSHSEFGGRAVSGFDAIDGGSADDANGHGTHVAGTVGGATYGVAKGVTLVGVRVLDAEGSGTTEQVVAGIDWVTADHDPGEPAVANMSLGGSADTVLDNAVKASIADGVTYAIAAGNGILGIFAANACNYSPARVPEAITVSATQSNDAKPSWANRGTCVDIFAPGVDITSSWLGSDTATNTISGTSMATPHVTGAAALYLQNNPTATPAQVQAALIANATTGVVGSPGSGSPNRLLYTANF
- a CDS encoding Rieske 2Fe-2S domain-containing protein, with translation MRITGTGHASMRIDTAAGSILCDPWVNPAYFASWFPFPDNSQLDWDVLGDVDYLYVSHLHRDHFDAKHLKRFVSKKATVLLPEYPTSQLEDELRELGFTRFFKTVSDEVHELDGGLKVMIQALISPTDGPIGDSSLWVEHEGVRVLNQNDARPTDLVRFAELGHVHAHMLQFSGAIWYPMVYELPQAAKTAFGKQKRERQYDRTWRYIDDLKADFVFPIAGPPCFLDDELWQFNDIHGDEGNIFPDQWDFVAEYAKVGGTNGVVLLPGSVSEITVAGCETAHPVPDLAEFFAAKEEHLKAYRERQRVVIEHEKASWSHPEIDVLAGMRARIEPLLEESVRLAQGVGGPVRFDLTAPVEGQDVPEVLESIMIDFPNKVVRRPELVEGAPEKVRYRFRTERRLVEHLLHIDEGDWVNSLFLSCRFSAARIGQYNEFVYAFFKCLSEERLQYAEGWYESQRPDAEDITVGDWSFQRRCPHLKADLTRFGIVEGNQLTCQLHGWKWDLKSGRCLTSVGHEIRSEPAGQSAAQQTAV
- a CDS encoding FAD-dependent oxidoreductase, which translates into the protein MTSNTLAPHLPDRARVVVVGGGVIGTSVAYHLAHMGCKDVVLLERDRLTSGTTWHAAGLMVTFGSLSETSTEMRKYTRDLYSRLEAETGLATGLKQVGFVQVATDRDRLEEYRRVSAFNRHCGVNVQEISPGEVKGLFPLANTDDVLAGFYVAEDGRANPVDVTMSLAKGARLQGVRIIEGVAVTGVLKRGSTVTGVRTAYGDIEADVVVNCAGMWARQLGEQAGVSIPLQAAEHYYLITEPIEGMHGDLPVLEDPSSYGYFREEGAGLMIGLFETLCAPWKVDGIPDTFSFGELPPDWDRMAPYLEKAMARIPISAEVGVRKFFCGPESFTPDLAPVFGEAPELKNYFVAAGLNSIGILTGGGIGRALAHWILDGSPDIDVTGMNIDRLHRYQSNPEYRAVRTVESLGLVYEPHYPGRAMHTARGAKLSPIHERLAAQRAYFKDVSGWESPDWYASEGAEPKVEQLSWGRQNWFENWAQEHRAAREGVILMDMSFMAKFLVQGRDAAAALDRLSGNRVAGETGQITYTQWLNKHGLLEADLTVTRLDDEKFWVVASDTAHRHVETRMRRHFEATGAHAFATDVTGAYAQINIQGPRSRELLAAVTTTDMGNEAFPFRHAREIDLGFARALCIRITYLGELGYELYIPAEQAVYVYDRLVAAGAPLGLRHAGLKALSSLRMEKGYRDYGHDIDNTDSVLEAGLGFAVAPDKPGGFIGREAVLAKKASGPLTRRLLQILVTDPEPLMYHAEVVRRDGVEVGYIRAASYGHTLGGAVGLAMIEAGQPLDQAWIDSGRWTVEIADRQWPATASLRPLYDPKNDRIKQ